The DNA window AAACTTACTTGGAGCATGTTCAAAATGTTCTGGTCGAGTAATACAATTTAGATTTTGACATAAAAGCAGCCCTTCGAGCATTCGCGGTAACACTACTGTTCCTTTTTGCACGACTTGTTTATTCTCAATAAAATTAACCGTGGCGCGTTCGCTTACCAATGCCAGTTTCCAAAGCTGGCGTGGTGTCAAGCGCACATTATGGATCGCCATCACGTCTTTTCGTCCATATTTTGTACTTTCAATATTGTGCGCAGAAACAACTGCCGTTGCTCCTAATTTATCCAGCCCTAACAGAGAATACACCAATACTCCTTTACCAGGTTCAAGATGATCAATCAAAGTGCCATTATCTAAACGATAAAGATAACTGTCCTTTTTCTCTTGTTGATTAATAATTTGTTCTCGCCACAACCCATTTTCTTCTTTGTTTTCTGCCCGTTGTTTTTGCACTCCTAGAAGATGAGATATCAAAACTTGTCTGATAAAAACCCCGTTACGTGCTTGCTCAAAGTAGAGTGCTCTTGGTGTCGCATCAACATCAAGATGAATCTCTAACTTATGTTTTACACGAGGAAGAGGATGCATCACACAAAGCCGAGGGTTAGCCCGAGTTAGAATTTGTGCCGTAAGCTCGTACATCCCGCTTACTTTTTTAAATTCATATTCTCCTTCCTGTCCAAGGGGAAAACGTTCTCGTTGAATTCGTGTCATATACAAGACATCTACTTCAGGAAGAACCTCAGAAAGATCTTTAGTTAAAATAATTGTTTTTTTTGTTTTGTTTTCAAATTCTTTAATACAATGATCTGGCATTTCTAAGCCTGGGGGTGCAACCGCCCAAACTGTAACATTATCAAATAACGCTAAACCTTGGAGAAGAGAATGAACTGTGCGACCATATTTTAGATCCCCTACCATGGCAATTTTAAGTCCATCAATTTTGCTAAACTTTTCTTGTATTGTCATTAAATCTAACAAAGTCTGTGTTGGATGTGCATTTGCTCCATCACCTGCATTAATCACAGGAACATTAACAATATCTGCAACATAGCGAGCTGCACCATCAAGATTATGGCGCATGACGACAATATCTGCGCCAAAACCTGTATACATTCGCGCAGTATCTGCGAGAGGTTCGCCTTTTTTTACGGAAGTGCCTTCAGTTCCAGCAAATCCCATGATCTTCATGCCTAACCTTTTTGCCGCAAGTTCGTGACTTTCCCGTGTACGAGTTGAATTTTCAAAGAAAAGAGATGCTAGAACTTTGTTATGCGCCGTTTCATCAAGATTTTTCGTTTTCTGTTTAAGCGCAATGGCTTCCTGAATAATTTGCTCTGCTTCCTGTCGAGAAAAATCGCGCATTGAAAGAATATCTGTTTTAGAAGAGCCCATCCAAAAATAAGTATGATTATTATTGATATAAAAGGTTTTTGATTCTCCAGAATGGGTAAATAATTCCCAGAATAA is part of the Candidatus Woesearchaeota archaeon genome and encodes:
- the pyrB gene encoding aspartate carbamoyltransferase; translated protein: MGSSKTDILSMRDFSRQEAEQIIQEAIALKQKTKNLDETAHNKVLASLFFENSTRTRESHELAAKRLGMKIMGFAGTEGTSVKKGEPLADTARMYTGFGADIVVMRHNLDGAARYVADIVNVPVINAGDGANAHPTQTLLDLMTIQEKFSKIDGLKIAMVGDLKYGRTVHSLLQGLALFDNVTVWAVAPPGLEMPDHCIKEFENKTKKTIILTKDLSEVLPEVDVLYMTRIQRERFPLGQEGEYEFKKVSGMYELTAQILTRANPRLCVMHPLPRVKHKLEIHLDVDATPRALYFEQARNGVFIRQVLISHLLGVQKQRAENKEENGLWREQIINQQEKKDSYLYRLDNGTLIDHLEPGKGVLVYSLLGLDKLGATAVVSAHNIESTKYGRKDVMAIHNVRLTPRQLWKLALVSERATVNFIENKQVVQKGTVVLPRMLEGLLLCQNLNCITRPEHFEHAPSKFYVDQDKPLRVRCYYCERTFDQKAVELIR